From Sparus aurata chromosome 9, fSpaAur1.1, whole genome shotgun sequence, a single genomic window includes:
- the col5a2a gene encoding collagen, type V, alpha 2a isoform X2, giving the protein MLTIYTSRTYVQADRHSNVLIQQGDGRIYKGQKGEPGDVPHVTGIRGRPGPMGPPGSPGERGSRGNKGRPGLRGSAGYDGEPGIPGQPGEPGPPGHPTHPGGLGAMAGGFDSKTGPQAMLSGTRGEAGTRGPPGPNGSPGQAGPQGPPGDVGDPGHMGPPGQRGPEGPSGKPGEDGESGKPGNSGEVGFPGSAGSRGFPGTPGPPGLKGHRGHGGPIGQKGETGALGSKGATGPSGPLGAPGPMGPAGMPGERGRSGPSGIPGKRGSPGNVGKHGPMGPLGLSGPPGYPGTPGMKGQPGPTGVRGPEGPQGQRGETGHLGRAGPVGQRGPTGTDGGPGTKGPVGNLGPQGPGGHLGPPGPPGPQGSTGQPGIKGQLGDVGVPGFKGEAGPKGESGPPGSQGVIGPQGEEGKRGQRGDPGSVGPQGPVGERGSPGNRGFPGADGLPGPKGALGDRGTSGPPGPKGSLGDPGRTGEPGLPGARGLTGTPGVQGAEGKPGPLGAPGEDGRPGPAGSIGNRGPAGIMGVSGPKGFNGDPGKTGEQGSAGVAGQRGPPGKDGEVGPAGPPGPSGVAGDRGEQGPPGVNGFQGLPGNQGPPGEPGKPGDLGVPGEVGAVGAIGPRGERGIPGERGELGSVGLQGPKGIPGAPGPDGPKGSPGPPGALGDMGPPGLQGMPGERGISGPSGPKGDRGTIGEKGSEGTAGNDGARGAPGPVGPLGSAGPSGEKGEPGPRGPHGPPGSRGGPGSRGDPGPIGAVGFAGPPGPDGQPGVKGEVGEPGQKGDAGSPGPQGLAGAHGPPGPSGVAGLKGGRGTQGAPGPTGFPGSAGRVGPPGPTGPLGEPGPLGPPGKEGPPGLRGDHGSPGRQGERGPAGPPGSPGDKGDSGEDGPTGPDGPPGPAGTTGQRGIVGLPGQRGERGMPGLPGPAGPPGKQGSAGQSGDKGPPGPVGVPGANGPRGDPGPDGPAGSDGPPGKDGVLGQRGDRGDPGPEGLVGPQGLPGTPGPVGATGGPGRRGDAGSRGPVGPPGSAGKRGLVGPQGPRGDKGDLGDHGERGQKGHRGFTGLQGLPGPPGTTGEQGTTGIVGPSGPRGPPGPIGPSGKEGHVGQPGPMGPPGTRGLSGEIGPEGPPGEPGPSGPPGPPGPPMAAMDDLFGGPHDYDSGPPPPPEFSEDEAMPNSNSSTIVPVDPSIQATLKALSSQIDSMKSPDGSKKHPARTCDDLKRCYPMKKSGEYWVDPNQGSVEDAIQVHCNMDTGETCISANPSSIPRKVWWSSSRNKPVWFGADINRGTHFAYGNKDQATNAVTVQMTFIRLLSKEASQTITYHCKNSVGYKDEKNGNYKKAVILKGSNDLELKAEGNNRFRYTVVEDSCSQANGNWGKTVFEYRTQKTARLPIVDIAPVDIGGSDQEFGVDIGPVCFL; this is encoded by the exons ATGTTAACTATTTACACCTCGAGAACGTATGTgcaagcagacagacacagcaaTGTTCTTATACAGCAGG GTGATGGCAGGATCTACAAG GGTCAGAAGGGAGAACCAGGGGATGTCCCACAT GTGACCGGTATCAGAGGCCGCCCTGGACCTATG GGACCTCCCGGCTCTCCAGGAGAAAGAGGATCTCGAGGAAACAAAGGAAGGCCT GGACTGCGGGGCTCTGCAGGTTATGATGGAGAGCCTGGTATACCCGGTCAGCCCGGTGAACCAGGACCACCAGGACATCCAACACACCCAGGA GGTCTGGGAGCCATGGCCGGAGGATTTGATTCAAAAACAGGACCTCAAGCCATGCTCAGTGGCACAAGG ggggagGCTGGAACAAGAGGACCTCCTGGGCCAAATGGCTCACCT GGTCAAGCTGGACCTCAAGGACCTCCTGGAGATGTTGGTGATCCAGGACACATG GGGCCACCTGGGCAAAGGGGACCTGAGGGCCCTTCAGGGAAACCAGGTGAAGAT GGAGAATCAGGCAAACCAGGAAACAGTGGAGAAGTTGGATTCCCTGGATCAGCG GGTTCCAGAGGATTTCCAGGTACACCTGGGCCTCCTGGTCTGAAGGGTCACAGG GGCCACGGTGGACCCATTGGACAAAAAGGTGAAACTGGAGCTCTTGGATCAAAG GGTGCTACAGGTCCCAGTGGTCCACTGGGAGCACCTGGACCCATG GGTCCTGCTGGGATGCCAGGAGAGAGGGGACGCTCTGGACCCAGCGGTATACCG GGCAAGCGTGGTTCACCTGGTAACGTCGGCAAACATGGTCCAATG GGTCCCTTGGGTCTCAGCGGCCCACCTGGTTATCCAGGAACCCCAGGAATGAAG GGACAACCTGGCCCGACAGGAGTCCGGGGTCCAGAGGGTCCacagggacagagaggagagactggTCACCTGGGCAGAGCTGGACCAGTTGGCCAAAGG GGACCCACGGGTACAGATGGAGGCCCAGGTACCAAAGGACCAGTG GGTAATCTTGGTCCACAAGGTCCAGGCGGCCATCTTGGACCTCCTGGCCCACCAGGACCTCAGGGAAGCACCGGTCAGCCTGGTATCAAAGGACAACTG GGAGATGTTGGCGTTCCAGGTTTTAAAGGAGAGGCTGGACCTAAAGGAGAATCT GGTCCACCAGGCTCCCAGGGAGTGATTGGACCCCAGGGTGAAGAAGGAAAGCGAGGACAACGTGGAGACCCCGGCTCTGTGGGCCCTCAAGGTCCCGTCGGCGAGAGA GGATCTCCTGGTAACAGAGGATTCCCTGGTGCTGATGGGCTGCCAGGACCTAAG GGTGCTTTAGGAGATCGTGGAACATCTGGCCCACCAGGACCAAAAGGTTCCCTAGGAGATCCTGGGCGTACAGGAGAACCTGGTCTACCAGGTGCAAGG GGTCTTACTGGTACCCCTGGAGTCCAGGGAGCAGAGGGCAAGCCAGGACCACTG GGTGCCCCAGGTGAAGATGGTCGTCCAGGCCCTGCAGGGTCGATTGGAAACAGAGGACCCGCAGGAATCATGGGAGTGTCTGGCCCCAAGGGCTTCAAT GGTGACCCAGGAAAGACAGGTGAACAAGGATCTGCAGGAGTGGCAGGTCAAAGA GGTCCTCCTGGAAAAGATGGAGAAGTTGGCCCTGCTGGTCCCCCTGGTCCCTCT GGTGTcgcaggagacagaggagagcagGGACCTCCAGGTGTAAATGGATTCCAG GGTTTGCCTGGAAATCAAGGCCCTCCTGGAGAACCTGGAAAACCTGGCGACCTT gGTGTTCCCGGAGAGGTCGGTGCTGTGGGAGCAATTGGACCAAGG GGAGAGCGTGGAAttcctggagagagaggagaactTGGTTCAGTTGGTCTACAGGGGCCTAAGGGTATCCCTGGTGCACCTGGTCCAGATGGGCCAAAG GGCAGTCCTGGTCCTCCTGGTGCGCTCGGTGACATGGGTCCTCCAGGTCTGCAGGGAATGCCGGGAGAGAGAGGAATCTCTGGTCCTTCTGGGCCTAAAGGTGACAGA GGCACAATTGGTGAGAAAGGATCAGAAGGTACAGCTGGAAATGATGGTGCAAGA GGAGCTCCAGGCCCTGTTGGCCCACTAGGATCTGCGGGACCCAGCGGTGAGAAG GGAGAACCTGGACCCAGAGGACCACATGGACCACCCGGATCCAGAGGAGGGCCA GGATCAAGAGGTGACCCTGGTCCGATTGGTGCTGTAGGATTTGCTGGACCTCCT GGTCCTGATGGCCAACCTGGAGTCAAGGGAGAGGTTGGAGAACCAGGCCAGAAGGGAGATGCTGGTTCACCAGGACCTCAAGGTTTAGCTGGTGCTCATGGACCTCCT GGGCCAAGTGGTGTTGCTGGACTGAAAGGCGGAAGAGGAACACAGGGTGCACCA GGCCCCACTGGATTCCCAGGATCTGCAGGAAGAGTTGGCCCACCCGGCCCAACT GGTCCACTTGGAGAACCCGGACCCCTTGGACCCCCTGGGAAAGAGGGTCCTCCTGGTCTTCGTGGAGACCATGGATCCCCTGGAagacaaggagagagaggaccAGCAGGACCACCCGGCAGCCCAGGAGACAAAGGAGACTCTGGAGAAGACGGACCCACG GGTCCTGATGGTCCTCCAGGCCCAGCTGGAACTACAGGACAGAGAGGCATTGTGGGTCTTCCTGGTCAGAGAGGAGAGCGCGGGATGCCAGGCCTTCCAGGACCAGCG ggACCACCAGGAAAACAGGGATCCGCAGGTCAGTCTGGAGACAAAGGACCCCCAGGTCCAGTCGGTGTTCCTGGTGCTAATGGACCTCGTGGTGATCCTGGTCCTGAT GGCCCTGCAGGATCTGATGGCCCACCAGGCAAAGATGGTGTTCTTGGACAAAGA ggagacagaggagaccCTGGTCCAGAAGGTTTGGTTGGTCCACAGGGACTCCCTGGCACTCCAGGTCCTGTTGGTGCAACAGGTGGTCCTGGAAGGAGAGGAGACGCT GGCTCAAGAGGACCTGTTGGCCCACCTGGCTCAGCTGGAAAGAGAGGATTAGTG GGACCCCAAGGACCAAGGGGAGATAAGGGTGACCTGGGTGATCATGGAGAGAGAGGGCAGAAGGGACATCGAGGATTCACTGGTTTGCAGGGTCTTCCTGGACCTCCA GGTACGACAGGTGAGCAGGGAACTACAGGAATCGTTGGACCAAGCGGGCCGAGG GGGCCTCCTGGACCTATTGGACCTTCTGGAAAGGAAGGACACGTGGGACAGCCAGGACCGATGGGACCTCCTGGAACACGTGGACTCAGTGGAGAGATTGGACCAGAG GGCCCTCCAGGAGAGCCTGGACCCTCAGGCCCCCCTGGTCCACCAGGACCTCCCATGGCTGCCATGGACGACCTCTTCGGCGGCCCTCACGATTACGACtccggccctcctcctcctcctgagttCAGCGAGGACGAGGCTATGCCCAACAGCAACTCCTCCACCATCGTGCCCGTGGACCCGAGCATTCAGGCCACGCTGAAGGCCCTCAGCAGCCAGATCGACAGCATGAAGAGCCCTGACGGCAGCAAGAAACATCCTGCCAGGACCTGTGACGACCTGAAGAGATGCTACCCCATGAAGAAGAGTG GGGAATACTGGGTGGATCCAAACCAAGGCAGTGTAGAAGATGCCATCCAAGTTCACTGCAACATGGACACCGGAGAGACTTGCATCTCCGCCAACCCATCCAGCATACCTCGTAAAGTGTGGTGGAGCTCTTCCAGGAACAAACCTGTGTGGTTCGGAGCCGATATCAACAGAGGAACACAT TTTGCTTATGGCAACAAGGATCAGGCTACAAACGCCGTCACTGTTCAGATGACCTTCATCCGCCTGCTTTCCAAGGAGGCATCTCAGACCATCACCTACCACTGCAAGAACTCTGTGGGCTACAAGGACGAGAAGAATGGCAACTATAAGAAAGCTGTGATCCTCAAGGGCTCCAACGACCTGGAACTCAAAGCAGAGGGAAACAACCGCTTCAGATACACAGTGGTGGAGGACTCCTGCTCA CAAGCAAATGGCAACTGGGGCAAGACAGTGTTTGAGTACAGGACACAGAAAACAGCAAGACTTCCTATTGTGGACATTGCCCCTGTGGACATTGGTGGCTCAGATCAAGAGTTCGGTGTCGATATCGGGCCAGTGTGCTTCTTGTAA
- the col5a2a gene encoding collagen, type V, alpha 2a isoform X1, with protein MMSFVHLRTFLFLVVSVAQVLIVSCQDGTSGDDAGCTADGQTYTNRDIWKPEPCQICVCDNGQVLCDEISCDQLNNCEKTYIPDGECCPVCQMDSPDGGGGGGGGKIGDGRIYKGQKGEPGDVPHVTGIRGRPGPMGPPGSPGERGSRGNKGRPGLRGSAGYDGEPGIPGQPGEPGPPGHPTHPGGLGAMAGGFDSKTGPQAMLSGTRGEAGTRGPPGPNGSPGQAGPQGPPGDVGDPGHMGPPGQRGPEGPSGKPGEDGESGKPGNSGEVGFPGSAGSRGFPGTPGPPGLKGHRGHGGPIGQKGETGALGSKGATGPSGPLGAPGPMGPAGMPGERGRSGPSGIPGKRGSPGNVGKHGPMGPLGLSGPPGYPGTPGMKGQPGPTGVRGPEGPQGQRGETGHLGRAGPVGQRGPTGTDGGPGTKGPVGNLGPQGPGGHLGPPGPPGPQGSTGQPGIKGQLGDVGVPGFKGEAGPKGESGPPGSQGVIGPQGEEGKRGQRGDPGSVGPQGPVGERGSPGNRGFPGADGLPGPKGALGDRGTSGPPGPKGSLGDPGRTGEPGLPGARGLTGTPGVQGAEGKPGPLGAPGEDGRPGPAGSIGNRGPAGIMGVSGPKGFNGDPGKTGEQGSAGVAGQRGPPGKDGEVGPAGPPGPSGVAGDRGEQGPPGVNGFQGLPGNQGPPGEPGKPGDLGVPGEVGAVGAIGPRGERGIPGERGELGSVGLQGPKGIPGAPGPDGPKGSPGPPGALGDMGPPGLQGMPGERGISGPSGPKGDRGTIGEKGSEGTAGNDGARGAPGPVGPLGSAGPSGEKGEPGPRGPHGPPGSRGGPGSRGDPGPIGAVGFAGPPGPDGQPGVKGEVGEPGQKGDAGSPGPQGLAGAHGPPGPSGVAGLKGGRGTQGAPGPTGFPGSAGRVGPPGPTGPLGEPGPLGPPGKEGPPGLRGDHGSPGRQGERGPAGPPGSPGDKGDSGEDGPTGPDGPPGPAGTTGQRGIVGLPGQRGERGMPGLPGPAGPPGKQGSAGQSGDKGPPGPVGVPGANGPRGDPGPDGPAGSDGPPGKDGVLGQRGDRGDPGPEGLVGPQGLPGTPGPVGATGGPGRRGDAGSRGPVGPPGSAGKRGLVGPQGPRGDKGDLGDHGERGQKGHRGFTGLQGLPGPPGTTGEQGTTGIVGPSGPRGPPGPIGPSGKEGHVGQPGPMGPPGTRGLSGEIGPEGPPGEPGPSGPPGPPGPPMAAMDDLFGGPHDYDSGPPPPPEFSEDEAMPNSNSSTIVPVDPSIQATLKALSSQIDSMKSPDGSKKHPARTCDDLKRCYPMKKSGEYWVDPNQGSVEDAIQVHCNMDTGETCISANPSSIPRKVWWSSSRNKPVWFGADINRGTHFAYGNKDQATNAVTVQMTFIRLLSKEASQTITYHCKNSVGYKDEKNGNYKKAVILKGSNDLELKAEGNNRFRYTVVEDSCSQANGNWGKTVFEYRTQKTARLPIVDIAPVDIGGSDQEFGVDIGPVCFL; from the exons AGCTGCGATCAGCTGAACAACTGCGAGAAGACGTACATCCCCGATGGCGAGTGCTGCCCCGTTTGTCAGATGGATTCACCCGacggaggcggaggaggaggcggcggcaAAATCG GTGATGGCAGGATCTACAAG GGTCAGAAGGGAGAACCAGGGGATGTCCCACAT GTGACCGGTATCAGAGGCCGCCCTGGACCTATG GGACCTCCCGGCTCTCCAGGAGAAAGAGGATCTCGAGGAAACAAAGGAAGGCCT GGACTGCGGGGCTCTGCAGGTTATGATGGAGAGCCTGGTATACCCGGTCAGCCCGGTGAACCAGGACCACCAGGACATCCAACACACCCAGGA GGTCTGGGAGCCATGGCCGGAGGATTTGATTCAAAAACAGGACCTCAAGCCATGCTCAGTGGCACAAGG ggggagGCTGGAACAAGAGGACCTCCTGGGCCAAATGGCTCACCT GGTCAAGCTGGACCTCAAGGACCTCCTGGAGATGTTGGTGATCCAGGACACATG GGGCCACCTGGGCAAAGGGGACCTGAGGGCCCTTCAGGGAAACCAGGTGAAGAT GGAGAATCAGGCAAACCAGGAAACAGTGGAGAAGTTGGATTCCCTGGATCAGCG GGTTCCAGAGGATTTCCAGGTACACCTGGGCCTCCTGGTCTGAAGGGTCACAGG GGCCACGGTGGACCCATTGGACAAAAAGGTGAAACTGGAGCTCTTGGATCAAAG GGTGCTACAGGTCCCAGTGGTCCACTGGGAGCACCTGGACCCATG GGTCCTGCTGGGATGCCAGGAGAGAGGGGACGCTCTGGACCCAGCGGTATACCG GGCAAGCGTGGTTCACCTGGTAACGTCGGCAAACATGGTCCAATG GGTCCCTTGGGTCTCAGCGGCCCACCTGGTTATCCAGGAACCCCAGGAATGAAG GGACAACCTGGCCCGACAGGAGTCCGGGGTCCAGAGGGTCCacagggacagagaggagagactggTCACCTGGGCAGAGCTGGACCAGTTGGCCAAAGG GGACCCACGGGTACAGATGGAGGCCCAGGTACCAAAGGACCAGTG GGTAATCTTGGTCCACAAGGTCCAGGCGGCCATCTTGGACCTCCTGGCCCACCAGGACCTCAGGGAAGCACCGGTCAGCCTGGTATCAAAGGACAACTG GGAGATGTTGGCGTTCCAGGTTTTAAAGGAGAGGCTGGACCTAAAGGAGAATCT GGTCCACCAGGCTCCCAGGGAGTGATTGGACCCCAGGGTGAAGAAGGAAAGCGAGGACAACGTGGAGACCCCGGCTCTGTGGGCCCTCAAGGTCCCGTCGGCGAGAGA GGATCTCCTGGTAACAGAGGATTCCCTGGTGCTGATGGGCTGCCAGGACCTAAG GGTGCTTTAGGAGATCGTGGAACATCTGGCCCACCAGGACCAAAAGGTTCCCTAGGAGATCCTGGGCGTACAGGAGAACCTGGTCTACCAGGTGCAAGG GGTCTTACTGGTACCCCTGGAGTCCAGGGAGCAGAGGGCAAGCCAGGACCACTG GGTGCCCCAGGTGAAGATGGTCGTCCAGGCCCTGCAGGGTCGATTGGAAACAGAGGACCCGCAGGAATCATGGGAGTGTCTGGCCCCAAGGGCTTCAAT GGTGACCCAGGAAAGACAGGTGAACAAGGATCTGCAGGAGTGGCAGGTCAAAGA GGTCCTCCTGGAAAAGATGGAGAAGTTGGCCCTGCTGGTCCCCCTGGTCCCTCT GGTGTcgcaggagacagaggagagcagGGACCTCCAGGTGTAAATGGATTCCAG GGTTTGCCTGGAAATCAAGGCCCTCCTGGAGAACCTGGAAAACCTGGCGACCTT gGTGTTCCCGGAGAGGTCGGTGCTGTGGGAGCAATTGGACCAAGG GGAGAGCGTGGAAttcctggagagagaggagaactTGGTTCAGTTGGTCTACAGGGGCCTAAGGGTATCCCTGGTGCACCTGGTCCAGATGGGCCAAAG GGCAGTCCTGGTCCTCCTGGTGCGCTCGGTGACATGGGTCCTCCAGGTCTGCAGGGAATGCCGGGAGAGAGAGGAATCTCTGGTCCTTCTGGGCCTAAAGGTGACAGA GGCACAATTGGTGAGAAAGGATCAGAAGGTACAGCTGGAAATGATGGTGCAAGA GGAGCTCCAGGCCCTGTTGGCCCACTAGGATCTGCGGGACCCAGCGGTGAGAAG GGAGAACCTGGACCCAGAGGACCACATGGACCACCCGGATCCAGAGGAGGGCCA GGATCAAGAGGTGACCCTGGTCCGATTGGTGCTGTAGGATTTGCTGGACCTCCT GGTCCTGATGGCCAACCTGGAGTCAAGGGAGAGGTTGGAGAACCAGGCCAGAAGGGAGATGCTGGTTCACCAGGACCTCAAGGTTTAGCTGGTGCTCATGGACCTCCT GGGCCAAGTGGTGTTGCTGGACTGAAAGGCGGAAGAGGAACACAGGGTGCACCA GGCCCCACTGGATTCCCAGGATCTGCAGGAAGAGTTGGCCCACCCGGCCCAACT GGTCCACTTGGAGAACCCGGACCCCTTGGACCCCCTGGGAAAGAGGGTCCTCCTGGTCTTCGTGGAGACCATGGATCCCCTGGAagacaaggagagagaggaccAGCAGGACCACCCGGCAGCCCAGGAGACAAAGGAGACTCTGGAGAAGACGGACCCACG GGTCCTGATGGTCCTCCAGGCCCAGCTGGAACTACAGGACAGAGAGGCATTGTGGGTCTTCCTGGTCAGAGAGGAGAGCGCGGGATGCCAGGCCTTCCAGGACCAGCG ggACCACCAGGAAAACAGGGATCCGCAGGTCAGTCTGGAGACAAAGGACCCCCAGGTCCAGTCGGTGTTCCTGGTGCTAATGGACCTCGTGGTGATCCTGGTCCTGAT GGCCCTGCAGGATCTGATGGCCCACCAGGCAAAGATGGTGTTCTTGGACAAAGA ggagacagaggagaccCTGGTCCAGAAGGTTTGGTTGGTCCACAGGGACTCCCTGGCACTCCAGGTCCTGTTGGTGCAACAGGTGGTCCTGGAAGGAGAGGAGACGCT GGCTCAAGAGGACCTGTTGGCCCACCTGGCTCAGCTGGAAAGAGAGGATTAGTG GGACCCCAAGGACCAAGGGGAGATAAGGGTGACCTGGGTGATCATGGAGAGAGAGGGCAGAAGGGACATCGAGGATTCACTGGTTTGCAGGGTCTTCCTGGACCTCCA GGTACGACAGGTGAGCAGGGAACTACAGGAATCGTTGGACCAAGCGGGCCGAGG GGGCCTCCTGGACCTATTGGACCTTCTGGAAAGGAAGGACACGTGGGACAGCCAGGACCGATGGGACCTCCTGGAACACGTGGACTCAGTGGAGAGATTGGACCAGAG GGCCCTCCAGGAGAGCCTGGACCCTCAGGCCCCCCTGGTCCACCAGGACCTCCCATGGCTGCCATGGACGACCTCTTCGGCGGCCCTCACGATTACGACtccggccctcctcctcctcctgagttCAGCGAGGACGAGGCTATGCCCAACAGCAACTCCTCCACCATCGTGCCCGTGGACCCGAGCATTCAGGCCACGCTGAAGGCCCTCAGCAGCCAGATCGACAGCATGAAGAGCCCTGACGGCAGCAAGAAACATCCTGCCAGGACCTGTGACGACCTGAAGAGATGCTACCCCATGAAGAAGAGTG GGGAATACTGGGTGGATCCAAACCAAGGCAGTGTAGAAGATGCCATCCAAGTTCACTGCAACATGGACACCGGAGAGACTTGCATCTCCGCCAACCCATCCAGCATACCTCGTAAAGTGTGGTGGAGCTCTTCCAGGAACAAACCTGTGTGGTTCGGAGCCGATATCAACAGAGGAACACAT TTTGCTTATGGCAACAAGGATCAGGCTACAAACGCCGTCACTGTTCAGATGACCTTCATCCGCCTGCTTTCCAAGGAGGCATCTCAGACCATCACCTACCACTGCAAGAACTCTGTGGGCTACAAGGACGAGAAGAATGGCAACTATAAGAAAGCTGTGATCCTCAAGGGCTCCAACGACCTGGAACTCAAAGCAGAGGGAAACAACCGCTTCAGATACACAGTGGTGGAGGACTCCTGCTCA CAAGCAAATGGCAACTGGGGCAAGACAGTGTTTGAGTACAGGACACAGAAAACAGCAAGACTTCCTATTGTGGACATTGCCCCTGTGGACATTGGTGGCTCAGATCAAGAGTTCGGTGTCGATATCGGGCCAGTGTGCTTCTTGTAA